The Cellulophaga lytica DSM 7489 nucleotide sequence TAATAATTAAAATTTGTTAGCTAATACCGCGTTCCTTCTGTATAGTTTCATAGGCTTTTTGTACCTCTTTAAACTTTTCTTCTGCTCCTTTTTTTATTGCTTCGTTTTGGGTAACAACCTTATCTGGGTGGTATTTTTTAGCCATAGATCTATAGGCTTTTTTAACCTCGTCATCTGTAGCGCTTTTGTCAATCTCTAATATTTTATAGGCAGTATCTGCAGATGCTACAAACATTGCTTTTACGCTTTCATAATCTCTTTTGCCTAGTTTAAAGTAGGCTGCAATATCTCTAATAACTTCTACCTCTGCAGCGGTTACAGAACCATCGGCCTGTGCAATGCCAAATAAAAAATGTACTAACTGCAACCTAACTTCATAACGTACACGTTGATTTAGGTAATAGCAAATACGTTTTGCAGAAATTTCGTGTTTTTTGTTTACCTCATTAAAGGTTCTAAAAATAGCGTTAGCTTTTTCTTTTCCGTAGGTCTGTACAAAATATTGGCGTACGTAATCCAACTCGGTTTTACTTACTTTGCCATCTGCTTTAATAACTATAGAGCAGAGAGATATTAATTGCATTTCAAAATCTGCAGGAGACACACTTTGGCGAGTCATATCATTAAATACGGAACCTCTACTTTTATTGGCCTTGCTACCCACAAGATTGTCTAAAAGGCTACCAATAAAAAAACCAGCAATACCACCAGGAATTTTATAAAATACACTGCCTAGTATTGCAAATAACCATTTTAACATACTTTTTTCTAAAAATTTTTTCAAAGATAAACGTTAAGATTAAATGAAAAGTTAAGGTTTGTAGAAAAATGCGACAAATTGGTTACTTTTGTAGAACGCTTATTAACATAAAAAATAAAAATATATGTACCCAGCAGAATTAGTAAAACCAATGAGAGAGGATTTAACCTCTGTAGGTTTTGAAGAATTATTCACAGCAGAAGCTGTAGAAAAAGCAATAAATGCAGAAGGTACTACTTTGGTAGTGGTTAACTCTGTTTGTGGTTGTGCTGCTGCTAATGCAAGACCAGGCGCAAAAATGAGCTTATTAAACGATAAAAAACCAAGTAATACGGTTACCGTTTTTGCAGGTGTAGACACAGAAGCAGTTAATGCAGCAAGAGGACTAATGGTTCCTTTTCCTCCTTCTTCTCCAAGTATGGCATTATTTAAAAACGGAGAATTAGTGCATATGATAGAACGCCACCATATTGAAGGTAGACCAGCTGAAATGATTGCTGAAAACTTAAAAGAAGCATACAACGAATTCTGTTAATTAATAGAATTTAAATTATCTTAAAAAACCGCTCTAAACAAGGAGCGGTTTTTTTATTTTTGTAGCATGCAAAAACTTATATCATATCCGTTAACGGCATTGTATTTTTTATTTTTTGGACTTTCATTAGTCGTTTTTCATCCTATACAATGGGTTTGTTACAATGTATTTGGCTACACTGCTCATAAAAAAAGCGTTAGTCTTTTAAACTGGTTTTTAATGCGTAGTACACACTTTTTAGGTACGCGTTATTCGTTTAAAAAAGAGACCAAAATACCTACAGATAGGCCTATTATATTTGTAGCAAACCACCAGAGTATGAACGATATTCCGCCACTTATTTGGTTCTTTAGAAAAAATCATCCAAAGTTTGTAAGCAAAAAAGAGTTGGGTAAAGGCATACCAAGTGTATCTTATAATTTAAGGCACGGAGGTTCTGTTTTAATAGACCGCAAAGATGCTAGGCAAGCACTTACAGAAATTGCAAAACTTGGTAAATACATAGAAAAACACAATCGTAGTGCAGTAATTTTTCCAGAAGGTACCAGAAGTAGAACAGGGCACCCTAAACGGTTTCAGCCAATGGGACTTAAAATTCTTATGAAAAATGCACCATCAGCCTTAATTGTTCCTATAAGCATTAACAATTCTTGGAAACTTTTAAAATATGGGAAATATCCATATGGCTTAGGCAGTCATTTTACAATAGACGTACACGCACCTGTAGAAATAAAAGGTAATGCAGATGATATAATTGCTCAAGTAGAACAAACAGTAACCGCTGGTGTAACTTCTTTTAAATGATAAATTCTGATATAATAGCACAAACTAAAGTCTTTGTAAAAAAAACTTTAGAAGGTGCAGAAGGTGGCCATGATTGGTTTCATATAGAACGTGTGTATAACAACACAATGCTTTTGGCTAAAGATGAAGCTGTAAACCAATTGGTAGTTGCTCTTGGGGCACTACTACATGATATAGCCGATGCTAAATTTTATAATGGCGATGAAACTGTTGGCCCTAAAATGGCAACAGATTTTTTAAGATCTATACAGGTTGATGAAAAAATTATAGATCACGTTGTAAAAATTATAGAAAACATTTCTTTTAAGAGTAGTTTAAAGGTTGATGATGCAACTACAGCAAAACCTTTTACCTCTTTAGAACTACAAGTGGTGCAAGATGCAGATAGGTTAGATGCTATTGGTGCAATTGGTATTGCGCGTGCTTTTAATTATGGCGGATTTAAAAACAGGGAAATGTATAACCCTGAAATTGCTCCTAATTTAAATATGACCAAAGAGGAATATAAAAAATCTACAGCACCAACAATTAATCATTTTTATGAAAAATTATTGCTCTTAAAAGATAAAATGAATACCAAAAGTGGTGCAAAGCTAGCAGAGCAAAGACATTTGTATATGATTGCATTTTTAGAGCAGTTTTATAACGAATGGAACGGTAAACTATAATAAGTTTTACTACAACGTTATAGTCCTTCTTTTAACATTTTTAGCAAAACAGTTGCTGGCTTTTTTTATGTATCTTCAACCAGTAAACTATAAGCAACCTTAATTTATGGAAAGAAGAAAATTTATAAAAAATGTGGCTGCATCTTCCGCTGCATTTTCTATTGTTCCAAGTTTTGTACTTGGTAAAAACCACGTGCCTCCTAGTGATACATTGTACATAGGAGCATTTGGAGTAGGAGGAAGAGGATCATCTGTTATTAAAGAACTTACAGATACGGGTAAAGTTAAGTTTGTTACCCTTTGTGATGTAGACCAAAGAGGAGTTGCTGCCAGTCATAAATTACATCCTAAAGCAAAAAGATATAAAGATTTTAGAGATGTGTATGATAAGCATTTAAATGAAATTGATGCTATTATGGTGGCAACACCAGACCATACACACGCTACCATAGCATTACCTTTTATGCGTGCAAAAAAACACGCGTATGTAGAAAAACCTCTGGCGCACAATATTGAAGAGGTAAGGTTAATGACTAAAGTAGCTAAAGAGAACGGAATTATTACCCAAATGGGTAACCAAGGAGCATCTAGCCCTGGTAGTAGAACAGCTAAAGAGTGGATAGATGCTGGGGTAATTGGAGATGTTACTAAAGTAGATTGTTGGACCAACAGACCTGTTTGGCCACAAGGTGTAAAAACACCAGCAGGCGGACACCCAATTCCTAAAGAGTTAGATTGGGATTTGTGGTTAGGGCCAGCAGCAATGAGAGATTATAACCCTGCTTATTTGCCATTTAAATGGCGTGGTTGGTGGGATTTTGGAACTGGAGCTTTAGGTGATATGGGCTGCCATATTATGGAAACTCCGTATAGTGTTTTAGGTTTAGGATCACCAACAGAAGCAGAAGCTAGTTGTACAACTACTTGGGTAGGAGATTTTGTAGAGGCAGATTACTCTAGCTCTTGTCCGCCTTCATCTGTAGTCCGTTTAAAAGTAGATGCGCCCAACCAAGGAAGTATAGACTTAAATTGGTATGATGGTGGAATTATGCCAGATATTCCTAGTGAATTGGCAGATGGCGAAAAATTAGGAAACGGAGATGGTGGCGTAGTTTTTCACGGTACAAAAGGCATTATTGTAACAGATGTGTATTCTGCTAACCCTAGATTGTTGCCAGCAGATGTTAATAGTATGTTTAACAAGCCAAAAGAAACATTACCAAGAATAAAGGGTGGTTCTGCAGGGCACCAGAATAACTGGGTAGAGGGTTGCTTAAATGGTACAGTAGCATCATCAGATTTTGTAACTAAAGCCGGACCATTAACCGAGGGTGTTCTTATGGG carries:
- a CDS encoding TerB family tellurite resistance protein is translated as MLKWLFAILGSVFYKIPGGIAGFFIGSLLDNLVGSKANKSRGSVFNDMTRQSVSPADFEMQLISLCSIVIKADGKVSKTELDYVRQYFVQTYGKEKANAIFRTFNEVNKKHEISAKRICYYLNQRVRYEVRLQLVHFLFGIAQADGSVTAAEVEVIRDIAAYFKLGKRDYESVKAMFVASADTAYKILEIDKSATDDEVKKAYRSMAKKYHPDKVVTQNEAIKKGAEEKFKEVQKAYETIQKERGIS
- a CDS encoding BrxA/BrxB family bacilliredoxin; the encoded protein is MYPAELVKPMREDLTSVGFEELFTAEAVEKAINAEGTTLVVVNSVCGCAAANARPGAKMSLLNDKKPSNTVTVFAGVDTEAVNAARGLMVPFPPSSPSMALFKNGELVHMIERHHIEGRPAEMIAENLKEAYNEFC
- a CDS encoding lysophospholipid acyltransferase family protein — encoded protein: MQKLISYPLTALYFLFFGLSLVVFHPIQWVCYNVFGYTAHKKSVSLLNWFLMRSTHFLGTRYSFKKETKIPTDRPIIFVANHQSMNDIPPLIWFFRKNHPKFVSKKELGKGIPSVSYNLRHGGSVLIDRKDARQALTEIAKLGKYIEKHNRSAVIFPEGTRSRTGHPKRFQPMGLKILMKNAPSALIVPISINNSWKLLKYGKYPYGLGSHFTIDVHAPVEIKGNADDIIAQVEQTVTAGVTSFK
- a CDS encoding HD domain-containing protein, whose product is MINSDIIAQTKVFVKKTLEGAEGGHDWFHIERVYNNTMLLAKDEAVNQLVVALGALLHDIADAKFYNGDETVGPKMATDFLRSIQVDEKIIDHVVKIIENISFKSSLKVDDATTAKPFTSLELQVVQDADRLDAIGAIGIARAFNYGGFKNREMYNPEIAPNLNMTKEEYKKSTAPTINHFYEKLLLLKDKMNTKSGAKLAEQRHLYMIAFLEQFYNEWNGKL
- a CDS encoding Gfo/Idh/MocA family protein → MERRKFIKNVAASSAAFSIVPSFVLGKNHVPPSDTLYIGAFGVGGRGSSVIKELTDTGKVKFVTLCDVDQRGVAASHKLHPKAKRYKDFRDVYDKHLNEIDAIMVATPDHTHATIALPFMRAKKHAYVEKPLAHNIEEVRLMTKVAKENGIITQMGNQGASSPGSRTAKEWIDAGVIGDVTKVDCWTNRPVWPQGVKTPAGGHPIPKELDWDLWLGPAAMRDYNPAYLPFKWRGWWDFGTGALGDMGCHIMETPYSVLGLGSPTEAEASCTTTWVGDFVEADYSSSCPPSSVVRLKVDAPNQGSIDLNWYDGGIMPDIPSELADGEKLGNGDGGVVFHGTKGIIVTDVYSANPRLLPADVNSMFNKPKETLPRIKGGSAGHQNNWVEGCLNGTVASSDFVTKAGPLTEGVLMGNLAIKAYQYKTLKAGKKVGDWDPYNYPGRRTIKWDAANMKVTNFDMANEWVSRDYRKGWELK